In Chloroflexota bacterium, one DNA window encodes the following:
- a CDS encoding glycosyltransferase family 4 protein — MHFTINGHLLSFDSSFRQAGVSNHTRFLIENLAKLDHDNQYTLFVGPNVRQHLNLPANWEIVESRLPTIQPKYRIPWEQLIAPWLLAKRRVNLFHGLLNISPLLSPVPTIVTIHDLAFMDVTGSHRKANRRYLAAATRQGVRQAAHLFAVSEYTKAAMVDRLGLDPTKISIAYNAAGAQYHPRSTAEINAWKQQKQLPEQFLLYLGTLEPRKNIPNLLRAYAKVKHEIGMPLLIGGGKGWNFDEIFSTYEQLQLHDSVSFLGYVPSEELPLWYNAATAFIYPSRYEGFGIPPLEAMASGTPVLTTNATSIPEVVGDAAIQVDPDDLEQMAQGLVRIANDANLRDDLRERGLLRAQAFSWENLAKATLEVYRKVGG; from the coding sequence ATGCATTTTACAATTAATGGGCATTTGCTCTCATTTGATAGCTCTTTTCGACAGGCTGGGGTTTCTAATCACACCCGTTTTTTGATTGAAAATCTGGCCAAACTCGATCACGATAACCAATACACCTTGTTTGTTGGGCCAAATGTGCGCCAACACCTCAATTTGCCCGCCAATTGGGAAATTGTCGAATCGCGCTTGCCGACGATTCAGCCCAAATATCGCATTCCTTGGGAGCAGTTGATTGCGCCATGGTTATTAGCCAAACGCCGGGTCAATTTGTTTCATGGCTTGTTGAATATCTCGCCGTTGCTTTCGCCAGTACCCACCATCGTTACCATTCACGATTTGGCATTTATGGATGTGACTGGCTCACATCGCAAGGCCAATCGGCGTTATCTTGCGGCGGCAACCCGCCAAGGTGTGCGTCAAGCTGCCCATCTATTTGCAGTTTCTGAGTATACCAAGGCTGCGATGGTTGATCGGCTTGGGCTTGATCCGACGAAGATTAGTATTGCCTATAATGCTGCTGGAGCGCAATATCACCCGCGTTCGACCGCTGAGATTAATGCTTGGAAGCAGCAAAAGCAACTGCCTGAGCAATTTCTACTGTATCTTGGCACCTTAGAGCCACGCAAAAATATCCCCAATTTGCTGCGAGCTTATGCCAAAGTTAAACACGAAATTGGCATGCCGTTGTTAATTGGTGGTGGCAAAGGCTGGAATTTTGACGAAATTTTCAGTACTTACGAGCAATTACAATTGCACGATAGTGTCAGTTTCTTGGGCTATGTGCCAAGCGAGGAATTGCCGCTGTGGTATAACGCCGCGACAGCCTTTATCTATCCATCGCGCTACGAAGGCTTTGGCATTCCGCCGCTTGAGGCGATGGCTTCGGGCACACCTGTGCTGACCACCAATGCCACCAGCATTCCTGAAGTCGTGGGCGATGCAGCGATTCAAGTTGACCCCGACGATCTTGAGCAGATGGCTCAAGGATTAGTGCGGATTGCCAACGATGCCAACTTGCGCGACGATCTGCGTGAACGCGGTTTGCTACGTGCCCAAGCCTTCTCGTGGGAGAATTTAGCCAAAGCCACGCTTGAGGTTTATCGTAAGGTTGGGGGCTAA
- a CDS encoding HD domain-containing protein: protein MLDLNQWQARFATWIEQELGQADVSHDPEHIRRVVRNAQLIQAEAGGDLAIIIPAAWLHDCVVVSKASPLRSQASRMAAEHATQWLASQGYPEQYLPAISHAIAAHSFSGNIQPETLEAQIVQDADRLDSLGAIGLARCLMLSVELGRRLYDPQQPIPRTRPADDQINSIDHFYTKLLKLPQTMQTATGRALAEQRTGILNQFLDQLAQEVGES from the coding sequence ATGTTGGATTTGAACCAATGGCAAGCGCGGTTTGCAACCTGGATTGAGCAAGAGCTTGGTCAGGCTGACGTTTCGCACGATCCTGAACATATTCGGCGGGTGGTGCGCAATGCTCAATTAATTCAAGCTGAAGCAGGCGGCGATTTGGCAATCATTATTCCGGCAGCCTGGTTGCATGATTGTGTGGTTGTTTCTAAGGCCTCGCCGTTACGCAGCCAAGCCTCGCGCATGGCCGCCGAACACGCAACCCAATGGCTGGCCAGCCAAGGCTATCCCGAACAGTATTTACCAGCGATCAGCCATGCGATTGCTGCTCACAGCTTCTCGGGCAACATTCAGCCAGAAACTTTAGAGGCGCAAATCGTCCAAGATGCCGATCGGCTTGATTCGCTCGGCGCGATTGGCTTAGCCCGTTGTTTAATGCTCAGTGTTGAGCTTGGCCGCCGACTCTACGATCCGCAGCAGCCAATTCCGCGCACCCGCCCAGCCGATGATCAAATTAACAGCATCGACCATTTTTATACCAAACTCTTAAAACTGCCACAAACAATGCAAACAGCCACAGGCCGTGCATTAGCAGAACAACGAACTGGCATTCTTAACCAATTCTTAGATCAATTAGCGCAAGAAGTTGGGGAATCGTAG
- a CDS encoding sigma-70 family RNA polymerase sigma factor, whose translation MFETQLSDSEQLYTERATLLIKKYGWTLLSIDELVQRTVRRRATDFQGTLDQALICTYMVSLYDACSGREGLSRREDGYTELFRMVYSYAMLKRFEPAEEIAQATIERVLKHFDDCRKPGAFWEFVRLQMNNALRSLRRWTKYPADSLDQPSMNDEGQNRYDVLEDTQSIAPATVVIQHETKERISACLNAYLREHPRSHNQLAALWLKYITGLDDNAISRTLETTVSHVHTLRSRAIKRLRDDPRWQAVATDLGIAYE comes from the coding sequence ATGTTCGAGACCCAATTATCTGATAGCGAGCAGCTCTATACCGAACGTGCAACTCTTCTCATCAAAAAATATGGATGGACACTGCTCTCAATCGACGAGCTGGTACAACGAACTGTGCGCCGTCGCGCGACCGATTTTCAAGGAACCCTTGATCAAGCCTTGATTTGCACCTACATGGTGTCGTTATACGATGCCTGTTCTGGGCGCGAAGGCTTAAGTCGGCGCGAGGATGGCTATACGGAGCTTTTCCGCATGGTCTATAGCTATGCCATGCTTAAACGTTTTGAACCAGCCGAGGAAATCGCCCAAGCTACGATCGAACGTGTCCTCAAACATTTTGACGATTGCCGCAAGCCTGGCGCATTTTGGGAGTTTGTGCGTTTACAAATGAACAATGCCTTGCGCAGCTTACGCCGTTGGACAAAATATCCCGCTGATTCATTAGATCAACCGAGTATGAATGATGAGGGTCAAAACCGTTACGATGTATTGGAAGACACCCAAAGCATCGCTCCCGCAACGGTGGTGATTCAACATGAAACCAAGGAGCGAATCTCAGCCTGTTTAAATGCCTATCTACGTGAACACCCACGTTCACACAATCAATTAGCCGCATTGTGGCTCAAATATATCACTGGCCTTGATGACAATGCGATTAGCCGGACGTTGGAAACTACCGTAAGCCATGTGCATACCCTGCGCAGCCGAGCAATCAAGCGGTTGCGTGACGATCCTCGCTGGCAAGCTGTTGCCACCGATCTAGGGATTGCTTACGAATAA
- a CDS encoding CHAT domain-containing protein — protein sequence MVLLDDAFESTVTPALTSYIWLLRWCDSAQLASLTPYSPEQIERFWQSALVIEHPHHGWYQLREAPSLNERPYREHEVFAAAFEYSQQQLNRLEAEAWQFELQRWLYYLEEYLEVLSARRDWSTIAAVLEKATSIPHANLRQQQLLMLYKAIITMRLERQYDTAQSLLQQLRDDIQLEADLVPMVINSMGTLAWFRGAYDQAIQHYIEQHQHAQHVQNWLYQGHSLLNQSILSNQLQRPEYALELSLQALEALQRAGNRYREAHALYEVGSNLLYLCRWDEADSYFSRSAALYETLDTIGDLANLYWHIGFLKHLAGDLPASEQAYQISIEAARASVVPNDDSLRDSLAFLGLLYCSMHDYQAALEIYAQAEALARQHNNRHELALILNQRGDAERRSGAIDAAFAAFAESIAIIEDLRTSFGDEDTKLGLISTAQQVYEHMVVLCIERGDAAQAVNYIERARSRAFLDALQAGDESTAIELSQQCANLAEIQAQLDQRTAVIEYFTVGVLGRSLRFLAALAERKSPILHHFSLDPALYSVAITANNATIQQHSFNPLNLTRGHGGHHRLLQPRILKAISQALIEPYEAMLATVDLVYVVPHGPLHDVPFMALQTSDGNWLVRDENPAIALAPSATILVRYALGRAASSQTEHYCFGYNSIGAEALTYAEHEAQEIAKLVGGQAWTGALATDQFLRYAHDARIIHIASHCVYDAQQPLNSHLILGHETLSAQTIMDQVEIDTDLVVLSACVSGRSFVAVSDDQYGLQRAFLYAGTRSLLCSLWNASDVAALFVMDRFYRELQAGIRIAIALKHAVIAVRDLTRADIIKQFQLWQLPASAIPLEPDGQHSESPLADPRFWAGFMVIGKA from the coding sequence ATGGTTTTACTTGATGATGCCTTCGAATCAACGGTTACACCGGCACTTACTTCTTACATCTGGCTCCTGCGTTGGTGTGATTCGGCTCAGTTGGCTAGCCTAACGCCTTATTCACCCGAACAGATCGAACGTTTTTGGCAAAGTGCCTTGGTTATCGAACACCCCCATCATGGTTGGTATCAACTCCGCGAAGCACCCAGCTTAAATGAACGACCCTATCGTGAGCACGAAGTCTTTGCTGCCGCCTTTGAGTATAGCCAGCAACAACTCAATCGTCTAGAGGCTGAGGCCTGGCAATTTGAGCTACAACGCTGGCTCTACTACCTTGAGGAATATTTGGAAGTGCTTTCGGCTCGCCGCGATTGGTCAACCATCGCCGCAGTGCTCGAAAAAGCCACCAGCATTCCACACGCCAATCTGCGCCAACAGCAACTACTAATGCTCTACAAGGCGATTATCACCATGCGGCTTGAACGCCAGTATGATACCGCCCAAAGCTTATTACAACAATTACGCGATGATATCCAGCTCGAAGCCGATTTAGTGCCGATGGTGATCAACAGTATGGGCACGTTAGCATGGTTTCGCGGAGCCTACGATCAGGCAATTCAACATTATATTGAGCAACATCAACACGCTCAGCACGTGCAAAATTGGCTGTATCAAGGCCATAGTTTGCTCAATCAGAGCATTTTATCCAATCAATTGCAACGCCCAGAATATGCCTTGGAGCTAAGTTTGCAAGCGCTCGAAGCCTTGCAACGGGCCGGCAATCGCTATCGCGAGGCTCATGCGCTCTACGAAGTTGGCTCGAATTTGCTCTATTTGTGCCGTTGGGATGAGGCCGATAGCTATTTTTCACGCTCGGCAGCGCTCTATGAAACCCTCGATACAATCGGCGATTTGGCCAATTTGTATTGGCATATTGGCTTTTTGAAGCATTTAGCAGGCGATTTGCCGGCCAGCGAACAAGCGTATCAAATTAGTATTGAGGCGGCGCGGGCCAGCGTTGTGCCCAATGATGATAGCCTGCGCGATTCATTGGCATTTTTGGGCTTGCTCTATTGCAGTATGCACGATTATCAAGCGGCCTTGGAAATTTATGCCCAAGCCGAGGCCTTGGCCCGCCAACACAACAATCGCCATGAATTAGCCCTCATTCTCAATCAGCGCGGCGATGCTGAACGGCGGAGCGGAGCAATTGATGCAGCATTTGCAGCGTTTGCCGAATCAATCGCAATTATTGAAGATTTACGCACCTCGTTCGGCGATGAAGATACGAAATTGGGCTTAATTAGCACGGCCCAACAGGTTTATGAGCATATGGTTGTGTTGTGCATCGAGCGCGGCGATGCGGCTCAAGCAGTCAATTATATCGAGCGAGCACGTTCGCGAGCCTTCCTCGATGCGCTGCAAGCTGGCGATGAAAGTACCGCAATTGAGCTTTCGCAGCAATGTGCCAATTTGGCCGAAATTCAAGCCCAACTTGACCAACGCACAGCGGTGATCGAATACTTTACGGTTGGCGTATTGGGTCGATCATTGCGTTTCTTGGCAGCGTTGGCCGAACGTAAATCGCCAATTCTACATCATTTCAGCCTTGATCCAGCCTTGTATAGCGTAGCAATTACGGCCAACAACGCCACAATTCAGCAGCATAGCTTTAATCCACTGAATCTGACGCGCGGCCATGGTGGGCATCATCGCTTGCTGCAACCACGGATTTTGAAGGCAATTTCGCAAGCCTTGATTGAGCCATACGAAGCCATGTTGGCAACGGTTGATTTAGTGTATGTTGTGCCGCATGGTCCGCTGCACGATGTGCCATTTATGGCTTTGCAAACCAGCGACGGCAATTGGTTGGTGCGCGATGAAAACCCGGCGATCGCCTTGGCTCCGAGTGCCACTATTTTGGTGCGTTATGCCCTAGGTCGCGCCGCCAGCAGCCAAACTGAGCATTATTGTTTTGGTTACAACAGCATTGGAGCCGAAGCCCTGACCTATGCTGAACACGAAGCCCAAGAAATTGCCAAATTAGTGGGTGGGCAGGCTTGGACAGGCGCATTAGCCACCGATCAATTTTTGCGCTATGCCCACGATGCGCGAATTATTCACATTGCCTCGCACTGTGTGTACGATGCCCAACAACCGTTAAACTCACATCTGATTCTTGGCCACGAAACGCTGAGCGCCCAAACAATTATGGATCAGGTTGAAATCGACACAGATTTGGTGGTGCTGAGCGCTTGCGTCAGCGGGCGCAGTTTTGTGGCTGTCAGCGATGATCAATATGGCTTGCAACGGGCATTTTTATATGCCGGAACCCGTAGTTTGCTCTGCTCGTTGTGGAACGCCTCGGATGTCGCGGCGTTGTTCGTGATGGATCGCTTTTACCGTGAATTGCAGGCCGGAATACGGATTGCCATAGCACTTAAACACGCCGTGATTGCTGTACGCGACTTGACGCGGGCTGATATTATTAAACAGTTCCAGCTTTGGCAGCTACCAGCTAGCGCAATTCCGCTTGAACCAGACGGCCAGCACAGCGAAAGCCCCTTGGCAGACCCGCGCTTTTGGGCTGGCTTTATGGTGATTGGCAAAGCCTAA
- the add gene encoding adenosine deaminase gives MHSPLAEFIRRMPKCELHVHLEGSITPKTLLELATKNGISLPASDLAGVERMFQYEHFLGFLDVYRTCARCLIHGEDFERVAYELAIDLAQQQVRYAEVMLSPAQHMLRNMDFDEILGGVAAGFARAERETGIVCRPAFDFGRQFSLDQALRAVELAQAGMQYGVVAFSIGGDEANYPPEPFVEVFALAKAVGLHVMAHAGEVAGANSVRGAVEMLGVDRIGHGFRVLEDAELTQFLARRGDITFDVCPTSNIRTGVIASFDQHPLRQMLDAGLPITLNSDDPVLFDTTVTGEFLLAAERYDFTVDDICKVARQSAKAAFLPAEQRQQLLQEFDQQQAQLRRELDL, from the coding sequence ATGCACTCGCCGCTTGCTGAATTTATTCGCCGCATGCCCAAATGTGAGCTTCATGTTCACTTAGAAGGCTCGATTACCCCCAAGACGCTTTTGGAGCTGGCGACGAAAAATGGCATTAGTCTGCCTGCTAGCGATTTGGCCGGGGTCGAGCGCATGTTTCAATATGAACACTTCCTAGGTTTTTTGGATGTGTATCGCACCTGTGCTCGTTGTTTGATCCACGGTGAGGATTTTGAGCGGGTTGCCTATGAATTAGCAATCGATTTGGCTCAGCAGCAGGTGCGGTATGCCGAAGTAATGCTCTCGCCTGCTCAGCACATGCTCCGCAACATGGATTTCGATGAGATTCTTGGTGGTGTTGCGGCTGGGTTTGCTCGTGCTGAGCGCGAGACAGGCATTGTTTGCCGGCCAGCTTTCGATTTTGGCCGGCAGTTTAGCCTTGATCAAGCCCTCCGAGCGGTCGAGTTGGCGCAAGCTGGCATGCAATATGGGGTCGTAGCTTTTTCAATTGGCGGCGATGAGGCCAACTATCCACCTGAGCCGTTTGTTGAGGTTTTTGCCTTGGCCAAGGCGGTTGGGCTACACGTTATGGCTCATGCTGGCGAGGTCGCTGGAGCCAACAGCGTGCGCGGCGCGGTCGAAATGCTGGGCGTAGATCGAATTGGCCATGGCTTTCGGGTGCTTGAGGATGCCGAATTAACCCAATTTCTGGCTCGCCGTGGTGATATTACCTTTGATGTTTGCCCAACCAGCAATATTCGGACTGGCGTGATCGCTTCGTTCGATCAGCATCCCTTACGCCAAATGCTCGATGCTGGTTTGCCAATCACCCTCAACTCCGATGATCCAGTCTTGTTCGATACGACGGTGACTGGCGAGTTTTTGCTGGCCGCCGAACGCTACGATTTCACAGTTGATGATATTTGTAAAGTGGCCCGCCAAAGCGCCAAAGCCGCCTTCTTGCCCGCCGAACAGCGCCAACAATTGCTCCAAGAATTTGATCAACAACAAGCCCAACTGCGGCGTGAACTCGATTTATAG
- the prfA gene encoding peptide chain release factor 1 — protein MLARLARVEARYIELNDEMTQPDVLSDHVRLTTLAREQTELGELVGRYREFMQAEKSVEEAKALLREENDPELREMAQLEIDELSARMEAIGAEVRILLLPRDPNDEKNVIIEIRQGEGGDEAALFGADVYRMYQRYAETRGWKTEVMSLSENGIGGFKEVIFEVQGQGAWSRLKYEGGVHRVQRVPATEARGRIHTSTITVAVLPEVEETAVEIKQEDYRIDVYRSGGHGGQGVNTTDSAVRIVYKAGTPEEIVVVCQDTRSQIKNRESALNVLRARLYAREQEKRQKELGESRLAQVGSGERAEKMRTYNYPQDRITDHRIGQNISNLPVVLDGALDRLIDALVTFDNAERLKALGMGA, from the coding sequence ATTTTAGCTCGTCTCGCTCGTGTCGAGGCGCGATATATCGAACTCAATGATGAGATGACTCAGCCCGATGTGTTGAGCGACCATGTGCGTTTAACCACCTTGGCCCGCGAACAAACCGAACTTGGCGAATTAGTTGGGCGGTATCGCGAGTTTATGCAAGCTGAGAAATCGGTCGAAGAAGCCAAAGCCCTTTTGCGCGAGGAAAATGATCCTGAGCTGCGCGAAATGGCTCAATTGGAGATCGATGAGCTTTCGGCTCGCATGGAAGCAATTGGGGCTGAAGTACGGATTTTGCTGTTGCCACGCGACCCCAACGACGAAAAGAACGTGATCATCGAAATTCGCCAAGGCGAAGGTGGTGATGAAGCAGCTTTATTTGGAGCCGATGTCTACCGCATGTACCAACGCTATGCTGAAACCCGTGGCTGGAAAACCGAAGTCATGTCGCTCAGCGAAAACGGTATCGGCGGCTTCAAAGAAGTGATTTTTGAAGTCCAAGGCCAAGGTGCTTGGAGTCGGCTTAAATATGAGGGCGGTGTGCATCGCGTCCAACGCGTTCCAGCAACTGAGGCTCGTGGCCGGATTCATACCAGCACAATTACGGTGGCGGTGTTGCCCGAAGTCGAAGAAACTGCCGTTGAAATCAAGCAAGAAGATTATCGCATCGACGTGTATCGCTCAGGCGGTCACGGTGGCCAAGGGGTTAACACCACCGACTCAGCCGTGCGGATCGTCTACAAGGCTGGTACACCCGAAGAAATTGTGGTCGTTTGTCAAGACACTCGTTCACAAATTAAAAATCGTGAAAGTGCCTTGAACGTGTTGCGGGCACGCTTATACGCGCGTGAGCAAGAAAAACGCCAAAAAGAGCTTGGGGAATCGCGCTTGGCTCAGGTTGGTAGCGGTGAGCGAGCTGAAAAAATGCGCACCTACAACTATCCTCAAGACCGCATTACCGATCATCGGATTGGCCAAAACATCTCAAACCTGCCGGTTGTGCTTGATGGAGCGCTTGATCGCTTGATCGATGCGCTGGTTACCTTCGACAACGCCGAACGGCTTAAGGCCTTGGGTATGGGAGCCTAG